From the Buchnera aphidicola (Macrosiphum euphorbiae) genome, the window AAAAAAAAATAGATGTATCTACCTTTTCAAGCAAAATCTTACCAATTATTATACCAGATACGCTTGATCCAATTAATCTTCTTGGTGTACTACGTCGTGCTCAAGGTAGTTTTGTAATTGTTAGTAATGAATTTGGAGTAGTCCAAGGATTAATTACTCCTTTAGATGTTTTAGAAGCTATAGCAGGAGAATTTCCAGATGCTGATGAAACACCCGATATTATCAAAGAAAATAACAGCTGGTTAGTAAAAGGTGAGACTGATTTACATTCATTACAACAATTACTTAATACCGAAGAACTTATTAAAGAAAATAATTATGCATCCTTAGGAGGTTTATTAATTGCTCAAAAAGGTCAATTACCTCTTCCTGGAGAAATAATTTATATTTATCCTTTTCATTTTCATATTGTTAAAGCAACAGAATATCGCATTGATTTAGTAAGAATCATTAAAAATCAAGATGAAAACCAAGAAACGTCTAAAATAATGTAGGAATAATTAAAAAAATATATACTTTTTTAAAATAAAAAAAATTAATTTTTTGAGAAAAACATGTCTAATATAATCTTAGCAATTGATAGTTCAATTGATTGTTGTTCAGTTGCTATATATAAAAAAAAACACATTTATTCTCTATCAGAGAAATGCGAAAAAAAGCATACCAAACGAATATTGCCCATAATTCAAAAGATATTGTTTCAAACACAAACAGAATTTAAGGAATTAGATTATGTTTGTTTTGCTAAAGGACCTGGAAATTTTACAAGCATACGTATTGCAGCAAGTATTGTACAAAGTTTATCTCTTAGTTTAAATATTCCCATAATAAGTATTTCTACTTTAGCAATTATGGCCGAAAAAGCATGGCGAAAATATCAAAAAAAACAAATAATAGTTGCAATCAATGCAAAAAAAAAAGAAATATATTGGGCTAAATATATAAGAAACAAGGAATCTATTTGGATAGGAGGACACACTGAATGTTTAATGAAAAAAAAATTAATTATAAATGAAATTAATAATCTAAAAAATGAATGGATTCTTGTAGGTGATGCATTTAAATTAATTGAATTTGAAAATATTTCACATATAAACCAGACGAAAATTTTTTTTCCTAACGCAAAAGATATAATTCCATTTGCTTTATTAAAAATAAAAAATAAAAAATTGCTCCTCTCTAAAGAGAATAGTATTAACTATTTATATAATAAATTTTAGAAAGAAAGTTTTCATTTATATAATATAAAAAGCAATCAATGCTGAAATATTTAGTATACTTCAGTATTGATTGAACTAAATTAGCAAGAAGCTATAAAATATAAATTAACATATTAATATTAATGTTGGTGTTTTTATTTAAAAAAAACATATTTTAGTTTAAAAAATTTAATCAGGTAAAATAATATTTAATTCTAATATAGAAATATCTTGATTTTTTTGGTCTAACTGAACAGTTACCATATTTGGTTCTATATTTACATATTTACAAATTACAGATAATATTTCACGTTTTAATTGTGGGAAATAATCTGGTTCATCATTATATTTTCTTTGTTCTGCAACAATGATTTGCAATCTCTCTTTTGCAACATTGGCAGTATTTTTTTTCCGGGATAAAAAGAAATCTAATAAAGCCATACCTATCTCCCGAATAAACGTTGTAAAAAACTTTTTTTTTCTTCTTCAATAAAACGAAATCGATGTTCTTCACCTAATAATCGATTTACAGTATCACTGTAAGCATGTCCTGCCTTTGAGTTGATATCTAATATTATAGATTCACCTTGATTAGATGCACGAAGAACAGACCCATCTTCAGGTATCACACCTATTATAGGTATTTGAAGAATATCTAAAACATCTGTCATACTTAACATTTCCCCTTTTTTAACACGTCTAGGATTATAACGTGTTAATAAAAGATATTCTTTTATAGGAGTTATATTTTGTTCTGCTCTCTTTGATTTAGATGCAATTATTCCCAAGATTCGATCAGAATCTCGTACTGAAGAAACTTCGGGGTTAGTAGTAATAATAGCTTCATCTGCAAAATATATCGCTAAAATAGCACCAGCTTCAATTCCAGCTGGTGAATCACAAATAATAAAATCAAATTCCATTTTTATCAGCTCTGTTAAAACTTTTTCGACTCCTATTCTCGTCAAAGCATCTTTATCGCGAGTTTGTGATGCAGGAAGTATGAATAAATTAATTATTTTTTTATCTTTAATAATAGCTTGATTTAGTGTTGCATCACCTTGAATAACATTAATAAAATCATATACCACTCTACGTTCACATCCCATAATTAAATCTAAATTTCTTAATCCTATATCAAAGTCTATAACAATCGTTTTCTTGCCTTTCTGTGCTAAACCGGTTGCAATAGCTGCGCTTGAAGTAGTTTTACCTACACCTCCTTTCCCTGAAGTTACTACAATAATCCGTGCCATATAAAAATGTCCTTAAAAAAACACACTTAACTGAGAGAATTGATAGTTAAAAATTTATTTTTTAAGTAAATTTGAGCTGATTTCCCAATAAATTCTGATGGTATCTGGTCTGATAACCAATATTCACCAGATATAGAAACTAATTCAGCAAATAATCCTGTGCAAAATATTTTTCTTGATGTATCTCCATTAGCACCTGCAAGAACTCTACCACGAACTATACCATAAATATGAATATTTCCGTCTGCTACTAATTCAGCTCCTGCACTGACATTATTAATAACTATTAAATCAGCATGTTTAGCATAAATTTTTTGACCTGAACGTACAGGTATATCGATAATATGAGTTTTTTCTACTTTATTAAAAATTTCTGTTTTTTTATTTTTGGTGGAATTAATAAA encodes:
- the minC gene encoding septum site-determining protein MinC, which codes for MQKKYIELKSNNFTLLVLYLNNQNIDLIDQSLYKKTQECPKFFKNAPVIVNVSKLCNTVNWKKIQEIIISHGFFVVGVSGCQDSILKKNIIDSGLPILSERKKNKSNFVANFFINSTKNKKTEIFNKVEKTHIIDIPVRSGQKIYAKHADLIVINNVSAGAELVADGNIHIYGIVRGRVLAGANGDTSRKIFCTGLFAELVSISGEYWLSDQIPSEFIGKSAQIYLKNKFLTINSLS
- the minD gene encoding septum site-determining protein MinD: MARIIVVTSGKGGVGKTTSSAAIATGLAQKGKKTIVIDFDIGLRNLDLIMGCERRVVYDFINVIQGDATLNQAIIKDKKIINLFILPASQTRDKDALTRIGVEKVLTELIKMEFDFIICDSPAGIEAGAILAIYFADEAIITTNPEVSSVRDSDRILGIIASKSKRAEQNITPIKEYLLLTRYNPRRVKKGEMLSMTDVLDILQIPIIGVIPEDGSVLRASNQGESIILDINSKAGHAYSDTVNRLLGEEHRFRFIEEEKKSFLQRLFGR
- the minE gene encoding cell division topological specificity factor MinE, which encodes MALLDFFLSRKKNTANVAKERLQIIVAEQRKYNDEPDYFPQLKREILSVICKYVNIEPNMVTVQLDQKNQDISILELNIILPD
- the tsaB gene encoding tRNA (adenosine(37)-N6)-threonylcarbamoyltransferase complex dimerization subunit type 1 TsaB; this translates as MSNIILAIDSSIDCCSVAIYKKKHIYSLSEKCEKKHTKRILPIIQKILFQTQTEFKELDYVCFAKGPGNFTSIRIAASIVQSLSLSLNIPIISISTLAIMAEKAWRKYQKKQIIVAINAKKKEIYWAKYIRNKESIWIGGHTECLMKKKLIINEINNLKNEWILVGDAFKLIEFENISHINQTKIFFPNAKDIIPFALLKIKNKKLLLSKENSINYLYNKF